A window of the Arachis duranensis cultivar V14167 chromosome 5, aradu.V14167.gnm2.J7QH, whole genome shotgun sequence genome harbors these coding sequences:
- the LOC107487562 gene encoding ras-related protein RABH1b has translation MAPVSALAKYKLVFLGDQSVGKTSIITRFMYDKFDNTYQATIGIDFLSKTMYLEDRTVRLQLWDTAGQERFRSLIPSYIRDSSVAVIVYDVASRQTFLNTAKWIEEVRTERGSDVIIVLVGNKTDLVEKRQVSIEEGEAKARELNVMFIETSAKAGFNIKALFRKIAAALPGMETLSAAKQEDMVDVNLKSSTANPQSQPQSSGCAC, from the exons ATGGCGCCGGTTTCAGCTCTTGCGAAGTACAAGCTCGTCTTCTTGGGAGACCAGTCCGTCGGCAAAACCAGCATCATCACTCGCTTCATGTACGACAAGTTCGACAACACCTATCAG GCTACAATTGGTATTGATTTTCTATCAAAAACAATGTATCTTGAAGATCGAACTGTACGACTGCAGCTGTG GGATACGGCCGGACAGGAGAGATTCAGAAGTCTTATTCCAAGCTACATTAGGGACTCATCTGTTGCTGTTATTGTATATGATGTTGCAA GCCGGCAGACTTTCCTAAACACAGCAAAGTGGATTGAAGAGGTGCGAACAGAGAGAGGCAGTGATGTCattattgttcttgttggtaACAAGACTGATCTTGTTGAAAAGAG GCAAGTCTCAATAGAGGAAGGAGAAGCAAAAGCACGTGAACTCAATGTTATGTTTATTGAAACTAGTGCAAAAGCTGGGTTTAATATAAAG GCCCTATTTCGAAAAATTGCTGCAGCATTACCTGGGATGGAAACACTATCTGCTGCAAAACAAGAAGACATGGTTGATGTTAACTTGAAATCCTCAACAGCCAATCCTCAGTCCCAACCCCAGTCAAGTGGATGTGCTTGCTGA